A genomic region of Miscanthus floridulus cultivar M001 chromosome 3, ASM1932011v1, whole genome shotgun sequence contains the following coding sequences:
- the LOC136543376 gene encoding disease resistance protein Pik-2-like, with the protein MESNPTHEGMKHIVTLSYNHLPYELKSCMMYLSIFPEDYEINKDRLLGRWIAEGLVPEKRGLSLMEVAESYLDDLASRNMIELCFSIDGKVESCRVHDMLLEVMVSKSLECNFASLLGGQYVGMSYDRIRRLSIHGDNRSALSTKQSKKNVGHVIEGMDVEHVRSLSLFHLVGHKLVDHLDKFTLLRVLDLEDCEGLTNYHMRYICMMYLLKFLSLKGTGISKVPSQVGKLEHLQILDTRHTSLGGLPKTVTNLEKLERLPVANLEF; encoded by the coding sequence ATGGAGAGCAACCCTACCCATGAGGGTATGAAGCATATAGTCACCCTTAGCTACAATCACCTACCTTATGAGCTCAAGAGTTGCATGATGTACCTTAGCATTTTTCCAGAGGATTACGAGATCAACAAGGACCGGCTCCTAGGAAGATGGATCGCTGAAGGATTGGTCCCGGAGAAGCGGGGCTTGAGCCTAATGGAGGTTGCAGAATCCTACTTGGATGACTTGGCGAGCAGGAACATGATTGAACTATGCTTTAGCATTGATGGGAAGGTGGAGTCGTGTCGGGTGCATGACATGCTTCTTGAGGTCATGGTGTCCAAGTCCCTTGAGTGTAACTTTGCTAGCCTGCTAGGAGGGCAGTATGTAGGGATGTCGTATGACAGGATTCGTCGCCTCTCCATCCATGGGGACAATAGGAGTGCCCTTAGTACAAAGCAGTCGAAGAAGAATGTGGGACATGTAATTGAGGGGATGGATGTGGAGCATGTCCGATCATTGAGCTTGTTTCACCTTGTGGGGCACAAGCTAGTAGATCACCTAGACAAGTTCACCTTGCTGAGGGTACTTGACCTAGAAGATTGTGAGGGCCTAACAAATTATCATATGAGATATATCTGCATGATGTACCTTCTCAAGTTCTTGAGCTTGAAGGGTACAGGTATCAGCAAGGTGCCATCTCAAGTTGGGAAGCTGGAGCACTTGCAGATACTTGATACACGTCACACGAGCCTTGGTGGGTTACCAAAAACTGTGACCAACTTGGAGAAACTAGAGCGCCTACCAGTGGCGAATCTAGAATTTTAG
- the LOC136543375 gene encoding vegetative cell wall protein gp1-like: protein MARRQIGLPKKSQPQQAPPAPRRCAHAGEPPPHARPRPRPREAPGPAARLPNAPTRRDRAPEHPDAAAPPLPASAASAGSAAPPASPRHRVPPPPSTPNPAARLPGAPTPARPRPRAPPAPPARLPGVPTPARPRHRAPPPPRTPQPRRAARRRGSPARPRRRAPARARPRPRAPPAQPRGSPARPRRRAPATAHRHPRVPPSPAAPPPSALPAAAVRACCHRRRARLSSPARAGPVRPYSCRRLGRRRRKQQ from the exons ATGGCTCGTCGTCAGATAGGTCTACCCAAGAAATCACAGCCTCAACAAG cgccgcccgcgccgcgccggtgcgcccacgccggcgagcccccgccccacgcgcgcccccgcccccgcccacgAGAAGCCCCCGGCCCGGCCGCGCGGCTCCCCAACGCGCCCACGCGGCGAGACCGCGCCCCCGAGCACCCCGACGCCGCCGCGCCTCCCCTACCGGCCAGCGCCGCCAGCGCCGGCTCCGCCGCGCCACCGGCGAGCCCCCGCCACCGCGTGCCCCCTCCCCCGAGCACCCCCAACCCGGCCGCGCGGCTCCCCGGCGCGCCCACACCGGCGCGACCCCGCCCCCGAGCACCCCCAGCCCCGCCCGCGCGGCTCCCCGGCGTGCCCACGCCGGCGAGACCCCGCCACCGCGCGCCCCCGCCCCCGAGGACCCCCCAGCCCCGCCGCGCCGCCCGGCGGCGCGGCTCCccggcgcgcccacgccggcgagcccccgccagagcgcgcccccgcccccgagcacccccagcccagccgcgcggctccccggcgcgcccacgccggcgagcCCCCGCCACCGCGCACCGCCACCCCCGAGTACCCCCCAgcccggccgcgccgccgccgtcagcgctgcctgccgccgccgtccgcgcgtGCTGCCACCGCCGGCGCGCGCGGCTGTCCTCCCCTGCACGCGCCGGCCCCGTGCGCCCCTACTCTTGCCGCCGgcttggaagaaggaggaggaagcagcagtaa
- the LOC136543377 gene encoding uncharacterized protein, protein MGCLCRKHFPGLVDLKEGRWEPAWSWDRYKLGSDDEQDNKQERVLADFWRYFKAEEGRETLADQTAHRACKKYVGDMIHEARLQAHVDYYRSIKKEPLNKTGARNVALTKEQYLQVPASWCMSHRSAWSRIVDRYLDPAYIAKHEQGKRKRALRTAPTHHQGSRNLPAFKRALEVAHPDMPVSEFGAWAVSHMGPMKSGQRLHGGG, encoded by the exons atgggatgtctatgcaggaaacacttccccggccttgtggacttgaaagaggggaggtgggagccggcctggtcgtgggacaggtacaagcttggctcggatgacgagcaggacaacaagcaggagcgggttttggcggacttttgg aggtacttcaaggccgaagaaggtagagagaccctggcggatcagacggcacacagagcctgtaagaagtacgtcggcgacatgattcacgaggcgcgactccaggcccacgtcgactactacaggtccatcaagaaagagcccctcaacaaaaccggcgcaagaaatgtggcgctgaccaaggagcagtaccttcag gtgccggcctcgtggtgcatgtcgcatagatcggcatggtcgaggattgtggacaggtaccttgacccagcgtacatcgcaaagcacgagcaaggcaagcggaagcgggcactgaggaccgctccaactcaccaccaaggcagccgcaacctccccgcattcaagcgggcactt gaggtggcacacccggacatgccggtgtcggagtttggggcatgggctgtgtcccacatgggcccGATGAAATCCG GTCAGAGACTACACGGAGGCGGTTAG